A segment of the Streptomyces sp. L2 genome:
GCTTCGACCACGACCGGCTCGTGGACTACCGGGCCCGCCGGCCCCTGCTGACGTTCAAGCGGGACCGCTGGACCGAGTACGAGGTGCCGGCCATCGAGGTCCGCATCGTCCAGGACACCACCGGCGCGCCCTTCCTGCTGCTGTCCGGTCCCGAGCCGGACGTGGAGTGGGAGCGCTTCGCGGCCGCCGTGGGGCAGATCGTCGAGCGGCTCGGCGTCCGCCTGTCCGTGAACTTCCACGGCATCCCCATGGGGGTCCCGCACACCCGCCCCGTCGGCCTCACCCCGCACGGCAACCGGACCGACCTCGTTCCCGGTCACCGCAGCCCGTTCGACGAGGCGCAGGTGCCCGGCAGCGCCGAGTCGCTGCTGGAGTACCGCCTGCTGGAGGCGGGGCACGACGTGCTCGGTGTCGCCGCACACGTTCCGCACTACATCGCGCGTTCGCCGTACCCCGACGCGGCGCTCACCGTCCTGGAGGCCGTCACCGGCGCCACCGGCCTGGTCCTCCCCGGCGTCGCGCACGCGCTGCGCACGGACGCACACCGCACGCAGACGGAGATCGACCGGCAGATCCGGGAGGGCGACGAGGAGCTCACCGCACTCGTCCAGGGCCTGGAGCACCAGTACGACGCGGCGGCGGGCGCCGAGAGCCGTGGCAACATGCTCGCCGAGCCGGTCGACATCCCCTCCGCGGACGAGATCGGCCGCGAGTTCGAACGCTTCCTGGCGGAGCGGGAGGGCGAGGGCTGATCAGCGCCGCCGGAAGGCGCCCCACTCGGCAGCCGGCGAAGCACCTATGCTTCGGCTCATGCTGAAAGTGGGCCTGACCGGCGGAATCGGCGCCGGCAAGAGCGAGGTGTCCCGGCTGCTGGTGGAGCACGGCGCCGTACTGATCGACGCGGACCGCATCGCGCGTGAGGTCGTCGCTCCCGGCACGCCCGGCCTCGCGGCCGTCGTCGAGGCCTTCGGCACGGACGTCCTGACCGCCGACGGCAGCCTGGACCGGCCGCGGCTCGGCTCGATCGTCTTCGCCGACCCCGGGAGACTGGCCGTCCTCAACTCGATCGTGCACCCCCTCGTGGGCGCCCGCTCCGGCGAACTGGAGAGCGCCGCCGCCGAGGACGCCGTGGTCGTGCACGACGTCCCGCTGCTCACGGAGAACGGGCTGGCGCCGCTGTACGACGTCGTGGTCGTCGTCGACGCGAGCCCCGAGACCCAGCTGGACCGGCTGGTACGGCTGCGCGGGATGACCGAGGACGACGCACGCGCGCGTATGGCCGCGCAGGCGACCCGTGAACAGCGCCTGCGGATCGCGGACATCGTGATCGACAACGACGTACCGCTGGACGCCCTGCACAAGCGCGTCGGCGAGGTCTGGGACGACCTCACGCGCCGGGCACGCGAGTCCCGGTGACCCGCGCCCGGAGGTCCGGCACGGAATAGCGGCCCGGTGGTACGGCGTTGAACCACTTCAGAGAGGGAAGGACTTCGCCGTGCCCGAGACCAGCGGTTCCAGCGGACAGACCCCGGAGACGCATGTCATCGACTACCGCGCCGCCGAGCACCTGCTCAGCGCACGGGACCCCCGGGGAGCGGTGAAGCTGCTCGACGGGGTCATCGCCGCGCATCCGGAGAACACGGCCGCGCGTCTGCTCCGCGCGCGTGCCTTCTTCGCGGCGGCGCAACTGCGACCGGCGGAGCTGGAGTTCACGATCGTCCTGGAGCGCGAGCCGGACAACGCCTTCGCGCACTTCGCGCTCGCCCGCACCTATGAGCGGCAGGGCCGCCCCGACCAGGCCAAACGGCACTTCCGGCTGGCCGCGGCGCTGGACCCGAACCCCGAGTACCTGAAGGCGGCCCGGTTCGACTCCTGACGTCCCCGGACCGTCCTCGCCCTTCCCCCCTGCCCCGCAGGTCGACTACGGGTGAGCGCGTGGGCCCTGTGGGCGGGCGAGAGGTGTCACGGATGCCCGTGGCGCGGTGGCCGGCCGAACGGCCGCCTGTTCCGGTACGGCCGTCTCGGCCCGTATCGCAGGTCGCCGTCCACCGGCCGGTACGGCGGGATGTCCGGGCCGGGCTGGTAGTGCGGGCCCTGCCGGCGGTGCCGGACGATCAAGGCCAGGTCGATGGTGGCCACGAGCCACAGCGCCCCGCAGGCGGCCGCCCAGCCGGTGCGCCCGGCGAACGCGAACGCCGCCGTACCGAAGATCGCCCAGGCGACCCCCCACAGGCTCAGCCAGAACCGCGCCCGCAGTGCGCTGCGCGCGGTCGCCGGTTCACTGCCTGTACGCATCCGGATCATCACTCCCACTTGCAACGTACTCTTCGACGGGGACGTTCACCAACGACGGCCAGGCGCCCGAAGGGGCTCCCGAGAGGGCCCGGCAGATGCCGAACGACCTGGGAGACGCCGAGGGGGCCGGATCGACGCCGCGCGGACGTCCCCGCCAGGGAAACCGCGCACCTAGGGGGACCGCGCTGTGCTGCCGGACGCCGACGACCTGCCCGAACTGCTTCTCGATCTCAGTGTGCCGCACGAGGACATCAACGAACTCGTCGGGCTGCGGCGCACCCTCGCCGGGGACCCGGGCGCACTGAGACTCCTCCACGCGTGCGTGACGGAGCTGCTGGAAGAACCGGCGGAGACGGGCCGCACGCCCGATCTCGGCGACCTGTTCGCGGCGTCGCCCGCCGCACTGGGCGGTTCCTTCGCCGTCTTCGTCTTCGTCGCCGCCCTCCCGCACACCCTCGCTCTCCACCGGCGACGTGGCATCCCGGCCGAGGTCTCCCGCCGCACCCTGGCGGACCTGGGCCGGAACCTGACGGTGTACCGCCGACGGCACGGAGTGATCGGGCTGCACCACAAACGCTGGCTCGTCCGGCACTTCCGCGGCGAGCTGTTCCAGCTGGGCCGGCTGCAGTTCGAGCGGGCGCGGCTCGGACAGCGCGGCTCCACGGCGATCGCGGCGGCCGGCCTGGACGCGGCCCCGGGCATGCCCTGCCTGAACCTCCACATCCCCGACTTCCTCGGTCCCCTGACCCCGTCGGCCTGCGACCGTTCGCTGGACCTGGCCCGGGACTTCTTCGGCCGGCACTTCCCCGAGGAACGCGTCGAGACCGCCCTGTGCCATTCCTGGCTGCTGGACCCGCAGTTGAAGCGCTACCTGCCGGCCGAGTCCAACATCGTCCGCTTCCAGGAACGGTTCCGGCCCGCACGGGAGGACAACGAACGCGCCGACACCGAGCCCGTCCGGTTCGTCTTCGGGGATCCGGACCTGCCGGTGGCGGAGTTGCCGCGGCGCACCTCGGTGGAGCGGGCG
Coding sequences within it:
- a CDS encoding PAC2 family protein, with protein sequence MLDPQGLYTWEPKGLAVVDMALAQESAGLVMLYHFDGYIDAGETGDQIVERLLDAHPHQLVARFDHDRLVDYRARRPLLTFKRDRWTEYEVPAIEVRIVQDTTGAPFLLLSGPEPDVEWERFAAAVGQIVERLGVRLSVNFHGIPMGVPHTRPVGLTPHGNRTDLVPGHRSPFDEAQVPGSAESLLEYRLLEAGHDVLGVAAHVPHYIARSPYPDAALTVLEAVTGATGLVLPGVAHALRTDAHRTQTEIDRQIREGDEELTALVQGLEHQYDAAAGAESRGNMLAEPVDIPSADEIGREFERFLAEREGEG
- the coaE gene encoding dephospho-CoA kinase, with protein sequence MLKVGLTGGIGAGKSEVSRLLVEHGAVLIDADRIAREVVAPGTPGLAAVVEAFGTDVLTADGSLDRPRLGSIVFADPGRLAVLNSIVHPLVGARSGELESAAAEDAVVVHDVPLLTENGLAPLYDVVVVVDASPETQLDRLVRLRGMTEDDARARMAAQATREQRLRIADIVIDNDVPLDALHKRVGEVWDDLTRRARESR
- a CDS encoding tetratricopeptide repeat protein, with translation MPETSGSSGQTPETHVIDYRAAEHLLSARDPRGAVKLLDGVIAAHPENTAARLLRARAFFAAAQLRPAELEFTIVLEREPDNAFAHFALARTYERQGRPDQAKRHFRLAAALDPNPEYLKAARFDS
- a CDS encoding DUF6343 family protein, which produces MRTGSEPATARSALRARFWLSLWGVAWAIFGTAAFAFAGRTGWAAACGALWLVATIDLALIVRHRRQGPHYQPGPDIPPYRPVDGDLRYGPRRPYRNRRPFGRPPRHGHP
- a CDS encoding acyltransferase domain-containing protein, which gives rise to MLPDADDLPELLLDLSVPHEDINELVGLRRTLAGDPGALRLLHACVTELLEEPAETGRTPDLGDLFAASPAALGGSFAVFVFVAALPHTLALHRRRGIPAEVSRRTLADLGRNLTVYRRRHGVIGLHHKRWLVRHFRGELFQLGRLQFERARLGQRGSTAIAAAGLDAAPGMPCLNLHIPDFLGPLTPSACDRSLDLARDFFGRHFPEERVETALCHSWLLDPQLKRYLPAESNIVRFQERFRPAREDNERADTEPVRFVFGDPDLPVAELPRRTSVERAVGDHLRAGGHWHIGHGWFPLELE